A single window of Coffea eugenioides isolate CCC68of chromosome 7, Ceug_1.0, whole genome shotgun sequence DNA harbors:
- the LOC113778461 gene encoding uncharacterized protein LOC113778461, translating to MIRMSNVAFYQATNVRLVHGNGGESGGGRDFAGHRGCHSSCLRLMSKSIQNEEPFWRKEYWRTFKSKKVVSCASNSCSSAPYPILASSPTETNESLKKENESVLILIRHGESMWNEKNLFTGCVDVPLTERGVEEAIEAGKRISKMPLDIVYTSALVRSQMTAMLALTEHHCMKVPIIIHNENEQAEMWSQIHSEETQNQTIPIIKAWQLNERMYGDLQGFNKQKTAEKYGKDQVQKWRRSYDVRPPNGESLEMCLKRAVTFFREHIEPQLLIGKHVMVVAHANSLRSMIMYLDKLTSQEVIDLELSTGVPMLYIYKEGKFIRRGSPLGSAEVGVYAYTESLALYRQQLDEM from the exons ATGATCAGAATGAGTAATGTTGCTTTTTATCAAGCTACTAATGTCCGTTTGGTCCATGGAAATGGTGGTGAAAGTGGAGGTGGAAGGGATTTTGCTGGCCATCGGGGATGTCATAGTTCTTGTTTGAGATTAATGTCGAAAAGTATACAAAATGAAGAACCATTCTGGAGAAAAGAATATTGGAGAACTTTTAAGTCCAAAAAAGTGGTATCTTGTGCATCAAATTCTTGTTCCTCTGCTCCATATCCGATTTTAGCCTCCTCACCAACTGAAACGAATGAATCCCTGAAGAAAGAAA ATGAGTCTGTTCTGATATTGATTCGACATGGAGAATCAATGTGGAATGAGAAGAACCTGTTTACTGGTTGTGTTGATGTACCATTGACAGAAAGAGGAGTAGAAGAAGCAATTGAAGCTGGTAAAAGAATCAGCAAAATGCCCCTAGATATTGTCTACACATCAGCTTTGGTTCGTTCTCAAATGACTGCTATGCTTGCTCTCACGGAACACCACTGCATGAAA GTGCCAATAATTATTCATAATGAGAATGAACAAGCTGAAATGTGGAGTCAAATTCACAGTGAGGAAACCCAGAATCAAACCATTCCAATTATCAAAGCATGGCAGCTGAATGAAAGAAT GTATGGTGATCTTCAGGGTTTTAACAAGCAGAAGACAGCTGAAAAATATGGGAAAGATCAGGTTCAGAAATGGCGTAGAAGTTATGATGTACGGCCCCCTAATGGTGAGAGTTTGGAGATGTGCTTGAAGAGAGCAGTTACTTTCTTTAGAGAGCAT ATTGAACCTCAACTTTTGATTGGAAAACATGTAATGGTGGTGGCTCATGCAAATTCCCTGAGATCCATGATTatgtatcttgataaactaACTTCTCAGGag GTCATTGACTTAGAATTGTCAACTGGGGTACCTATGCTATACATATATAAAGAAGGAAAATTCATAAGGAGGGGCAGCCCCTTGGGATCTGCAGAGGTTGGTGTTTATGCTTATACTGAG AGCTTGGCATTATATAGACAACAGTTAGATGAAATGTGA